The following are from one region of the Salvia splendens isolate huo1 chromosome 2, SspV2, whole genome shotgun sequence genome:
- the LOC121792167 gene encoding uncharacterized protein LOC121792167: protein MAGMLTYTAAPVFWPVPSSRATATNCRVKLSANTPLSSISPPPNFKAPPPKPFSIRPDRVFDIMGASLALLFRLTTSVLVSGYSVNLVPASEIPPDQYALGFADFKLKETSKLGPRPEKPIEIYEYESCPFCRKVREIVAVLDLDVLYYPCPRNGPNFRPKVSQMGGKQLFPYMVDPNTGVSMYESDDIIKYLVGKYGDGNVPLLLSLGLLTTLTEGFAMIGRIGKGSSYTPSKLPPKPLEIWAYEASPFCKVVREVLVELELPHILHSCARGSPKRQILFERVGHFQVPYLEDPNTGVGMFESAEIVDYLKATYAL, encoded by the exons ATGGCCGGAATGTTGACCTACACCGCGGCTCCTGTATTCTGGCCTGTGCCCTCAAGCAGAGCTACAGCTACCAACTGCAGGGTGAAGTTATCAGCAAATACGCCATTGTCTTCGATATCTCCGCCCCCCAATTTCAAGGCGCCCCCGCCCAAACCCTTCTCCATCCGCCCCGATAGGGTTTTCGACATTATGGGGGCTTCTCTCGCTTTGCTCTTTCGCCTCACCACTAGTGTGCTTGTCTCCGG GTATTCTGTGAACCTCGTGCCAGCGTCGGAGATTCCACCTGATCAGTATGCTCTAGGATTTGCTG ATTTTAAGTTGAAGGAGACTTCAAAGTTAGGCCCTCGCCCCGAGAAGCCAATTGAGATTTATGAATATGAAAG CTGCCCGTTTTGTCGCAAG GTTCGCGAAATTGTTGCAGTTTTGGATCTTGATGTCTTGTATTATCCTTGTCCAAGAAATGGCCCAAACTTTCGTCCCAAGGTTTCCCAAATGGGTGGCAAACAGCTTTTCCCATACATG GTGGACCCAAACACAGGAGTTTCTATGTATGAATCAGATGACATAATCAAGTATCTGGTTGGAAAATATG GTGATGGTAATGTCCCATTGCTGCTCTCTCTTGGTCTCTTAACT ACTTTAACAGAAGGATTTGCTATGATTGGTCGAATTGGGAAG GGCAGTTCGTACACTCCATCAAAACTACCGCCTAAACCTCTAGAGATTTGGGCGTATGAG GCTTCACCATTTTGCAAAGTCGTACGCGAAGTACTTGTGGAGCTGGAGCTACCTCACATACTTCACAG TTGTGCTAGAGGCAGCCCGAAACGTCAAATCCTTTTCGAGCGAGTTGGACATTTTCAG GTCCCTTATTTGGAAGATCCAAACACAGGAGTGGGGATGTTTGAGAGTGCAGAAATCGTTGACTATCTAAAAGCAACTTATGCTCTTTAA